From the Candidatus Cloacimonas sp. genome, the window ATCTCAATATTTACAGGAATATGTTCTTTAATGCTATAGGAAATAGTGGTTTCCGGATTGAACGGATTGGGATAATTCCCTTTCAGTTCAGTTTGAACAACAGGAGCATAATTATCATTATTATCATATCCATTTACTCCGTGAATGCTTACATCATCAATAAAGAAGATGAAAGCATCGTTGGAAACACACTGAATTCCGATATAGACATTCTGATTGTCATAACTGGAAAGGTCATAATTATATTCAGTCCAAGTTACAGGTGCCTGCACATAATTTGTGCCGGAAACAATTTGGAAGTTATCAGGATTAATTTGGGTATTAGTAGAAACGCCTACTTTGAACCGTTCCAGTCCATATTGGGCAGTATAACTTCTGGCATAGAATTTTATATAGGAACCGGTGCCTAAAAATACCCGGGGACTAATCATCCAATCATTATTGGGAGGTGTCGTTGCAGCAAAGCTTGCAGGCATTTTAGAACCGCTGTGAGCAGTTAATGTTGTTAACGGAGGAGTTGTGGCAGTCGGATTGAAAATAATGTATGCCATCGCACCGGCGCTACCGGGAAAATTAACATCCGTTATTCCATAAGTAGTAGCAAGATCAACATCAACCGTAGTCCAGGGGGCAAAAGAAGTAACGAAATTAGCATAGCTTTCAAAATCATCTGTAAAGAACGCTGGAGCTGGCTGATAATTGATTGTTACGCTAACAGTAGCGGGAACTGATTCCCCGGTTGAATAAAGTGCTGTTACGCCATAATTATAAGTTCCGTTGGCAAGGGTAAGATCTGTATAGTCAGTGGTGGCAGGATTACTAATAGTAGAAATCAATGTTCCATTACGATAGACCTTATAGCCCACAAGGGAACGCTCAGCATTCTTTGGTTGTTCCTTAACAGGAGCAGGAACACCTTTTACCCGTTCAATCGTTCCGGGAACTGTAGCAACATAGGGGTAATCTTTTGCCTTAGTAGCAGTTCCAACAAATACATCGTCAACCAGGAAAATGAAGGCATCATTGGAAACGCATTGAATACCAATATAAACATTTTGTCCTACATAAGCGTTTAGGTCATAAGTATATTCCGTCCAATCAATAGGTGCCTGAATATAGCTGGCTCCACTAATAATGGTAAAGTTAGCCGGGGCTGTTCCAGTTGTGGAAACACCAACTTTGAAGCGTTCCAAACCAAATTGATTTGTATAACTTTTTGCCCAGAATTTTAAGACATTACCTGAAGTAATAGAAAGTTGAGGAGTAATCATCCAATCATTATTAGGAGGAGTAGTAGCAGCAAAACAGGCAGCCATTTTACTTCCGGTATGAGCTGCCAAATCCGTTACAGCAGGAGTTGTAGCACTCGGATTGAAAATAATATATGCTTGAGCTGCATAAGCATTTGTCCAAGATATATTTTGCATTCCATAAGTGGCACTTAAATCAACATCTACCAAAGTCCAGGGTGCAAAATTAATAGAGAAATTTGCGTAACTCTCAAAGCCATCATTAAAACCTGTAGGAGGAGGAATTACCCCGGGTGCATCCCAATCCAGGAAAACATCCGTATTATTCTGCACTGTGCCTGTTAAATTCAGAGGCGGATCAAGCGGAGCAACAATTTCTACATTTACAGGACCTGCATGAACCGATTCTCCGGTAGTATAAAAAGCAGTAACCGTATAACTGTGTGTGCCCACTTCCAAGTCCATATCGGTATAAGAAAGAGTAGCAGGATTACTAATAGTATTAATTAAATTGCCACCCCTATAGACCTTATAACCAAGAAGGTCTCTGGTGCCAAAAGTGGAAACAGGTGCCTGCCAGGTTAAATTCACATTATAGTAGTTTTGAATTGTAGCAGTAAGGTTTTGCGGAGGATTTAGCTGTTCCACTATATCCGCTACGCTGAAAGTATCCATATAGAGATAGAATCTATCGGCATCGCTATGACCGTGAAAACCGATGTAATAAGTTCCACCGGTTACTGCAGGCATAATAATTTCTGCCGTTTCATAAGCAGTATTGATGATGTTCAAATTTTCCCAAAGCAGATTTGTCATACTTGCCGCTGCAGGAGTTGTTCCCCAATAAACAGAAAGCTTTTCTGCAAAAGTGGTACTTCCGCTGCAGTAGTAGAATTTTATTTTGTAATTGTGAGTATCAGTAAAGACAAGAGGAGGTGTAATTAACCAGTCATCCATTGCCACTAAAGTATTATAACGCATGCGCATAGAATTGGGAGCCGTATTACCATTGGCATTATAGGACTGCCAAGTATAAGCATCATTATTGGCATTGATAGCTGTCCACCCCAAAGCTAAATCAGGAGGAATAATTGTATCAAAGTTTTCTACATAAGGATAGGTTGTTACTGTAGGATCTGCCAGAACAGTAAAGCTCCAAATAGGACAATTAACCGCATCGCCAAATTGATTATAGGGAACGATTTTCCAGTAATAGTTAGTGCTGTAAGTAAAATCATTAGCGGGATCATATATCGTTGCCGTTTGCGTTACTCCATTAGCTATATTGGTAGGAGGATTATCTGTGCCAAAATAAACCTTATAACCCTCAACAACTCCACCTCCGGAATTCCAGCTGAGATTTGTAGCTATGGGAACATTAATAGCCCCATTAGCAGGATGAGGATTTTGAGCTGCCAAAGGTGGTTCACCCGTTACTGGAGGTGTGAAGGTGTAAGTTAATCCATTAGCAGGAAAGACAGTTGCACTTAAAGTGCAGGTATTGTTATTAGCAGTTCCAGCTATAGTAGCAGACCAGTCGGTTGTAGTGGTCCGATTATTAAAATCACTATTGGAATTACCTCTTAAGCCAACCTGGATAGTAGCAGCAGTAGCAGAAGTTACAGCTGTAAAGGGACCATAAATAAAGACCACTTTATTACCGTTTTCCTGAAGTTGAAGTTGAAAAGTAAAATCATCATTAGCTGTAGCAGTAGGAGTTCTCCGCCAGTTTTTCCATTGAATAGTAAAAACCCGATTGGGTGCAGCGCCACTGCTTAAAGACATAAGAGTTCCCTCTGCTCTGGATTTGATATCACGGGAAAGAACCGCAATAATATTGTTTGTAGAAGTTCCAGAACTAATCGGAACAGTACTTGTTAATACAGTATCACCCATAGCGATAAAACCGTTGGAAGCGATGCTGATAGTAGTATAATCAACACCGTTATAGGTAAAAGTAAAGCCCAGTGGAATGGCTAAAAAACATTCATCATTATTAGCACTGGTTCCGTGAATTGTTCCTCCACTGATTTCAGTAAAAGTTCCTAATGCGGATGCAAAAGTATATTCGCTAACCGTAGAAAAGGCAGCAATAGCTGTTACTGAAAATATCAGTAGAAGAAGGAGTTTGTTAACTTGTGTTTTCATAGTATCTCCTTTCTTGATAATATCCTTAATTATTCATTCATAATATCCAGGGACTGTTATGATGTTACATCTGATACAGCCCTTTTATAACCTGATAAAAAAGATAGCTATACTGTCAAGCAAAACTTATTCCTGCTTCAAGAAAAGTATTTTCTCCCACTTGCTATCATTGTATCGCTCTTTGTGTTTAAAAAAAGCTCTCAACCCTTTCCAATTTTTCCTCAATTCTACTCTGGTTCCCCTGTAATATTCATTCTTCACTGAAACTTAAATGGCTGCGGTCTTCTACCCGAAAAATCCGGTATCTGGATACCTTTTTTCGTAGAAAGGGTTAGTTTCCATTCGCCCTGTTTTCCTTTTTTTTGGTTTAGGGCAAAACAAAGTTCTATAGTATCCCAAATTAGGGCAGGATTATAAACTCTTAATCCTGTTCCTTCCGTCAGCAGCACATTTTTAGAGCTGATTTGAGAGAAGTGATCGGTAGCAAAAGCGCAGTCCAGAAAAGTAAAAAGTCCGATTTTGAAGCCCCAGATTTGGTAAGGCGTGGAAGTATCTTTTTCCCAAGCGGAGCGGATAAGTTTATCACCCTGCAAATTCCAGATTCCGCGATAGCCGGTAAGAGAAGTAACATTCATCTTTTCCTGCGGATATCGTTTACTGCCGATGATTAGATTGCTGTTAAAAAAATACCTGCTGCGGAAAGCTCCCCGGCTTTGTAACGGAGAAATAAACAACGGCTCAACAGCCAGGACGCTTTGTTCCATCCCTTCTTTAGCCAGATATGTTTCCAGGGCACTGG encodes:
- a CDS encoding choice-of-anchor J domain-containing protein yields the protein MKTQVNKLLLLLIFSVTAIAAFSTVSEYTFASALGTFTEISGGTIHGTSANNDECFLAIPLGFTFTYNGVDYTTISIASNGFIAMGDTVLTSTVPISSGTSTNNIIAVLSRDIKSRAEGTLMSLSSGAAPNRVFTIQWKNWRRTPTATANDDFTFQLQLQENGNKVVFIYGPFTAVTSATAATIQVGLRGNSNSDFNNRTTTTDWSATIAGTANNNTCTLSATVFPANGLTYTFTPPVTGEPPLAAQNPHPANGAINVPIATNLSWNSGGGVVEGYKVYFGTDNPPTNIANGVTQTATIYDPANDFTYSTNYYWKIVPYNQFGDAVNCPIWSFTVLADPTVTTYPYVENFDTIIPPDLALGWTAINANNDAYTWQSYNANGNTAPNSMRMRYNTLVAMDDWLITPPLVFTDTHNYKIKFYYCSGSTTFAEKLSVYWGTTPAAASMTNLLWENLNIINTAYETAEIIMPAVTGGTYYIGFHGHSDADRFYLYMDTFSVADIVEQLNPPQNLTATIQNYYNVNLTWQAPVSTFGTRDLLGYKVYRGGNLINTISNPATLSYTDMDLEVGTHSYTVTAFYTTGESVHAGPVNVEIVAPLDPPLNLTGTVQNNTDVFLDWDAPGVIPPPTGFNDGFESYANFSINFAPWTLVDVDLSATYGMQNISWTNAYAAQAYIIFNPSATTPAVTDLAAHTGSKMAACFAATTPPNNDWMITPQLSITSGNVLKFWAKSYTNQFGLERFKVGVSTTGTAPANFTIISGASYIQAPIDWTEYTYDLNAYVGQNVYIGIQCVSNDAFIFLVDDVFVGTATKAKDYPYVATVPGTIERVKGVPAPVKEQPKNAERSLVGYKVYRNGTLISTISNPATTDYTDLTLANGTYNYGVTALYSTGESVPATVSVTINYQPAPAFFTDDFESYANFVTSFAPWTTVDVDLATTYGITDVNFPGSAGAMAYIIFNPTATTPPLTTLTAHSGSKMPASFAATTPPNNDWMISPRVFLGTGSYIKFYARSYTAQYGLERFKVGVSTNTQINPDNFQIVSGTNYVQAPVTWTEYNYDLSSYDNQNVYIGIQCVSNDAFIFFIDDVSIHGVNGYDNNDNYAPVVQTELKGNYPNPFNPETTISYSIKEHIPVNIEIYNIKGQKVKTLVNETKAPGNYTAVWKGLDDNNHPVSSGVYFFKMNAGKYSSTKKMIMMK